From a single Candidatus Abawacabacteria bacterium genomic region:
- a CDS encoding phage tail protein, with the protein MFAKLGEIIFKLMTGPESLSIDKTYNYAEHAVIEGKPKLQYTGESLEAITFSINLHSIFCNPDTEFEYLKTEAEKYEPLSFVFANGKNLGKFVIESVKKGLDKTDGEGNTISINAEISLKEWVETEEIKFAREKTIKISKAKKRAKTSSAKKKGRSKSSKQKFTPTVNVVNGPKGPLLKQITRQPE; encoded by the coding sequence ATGTTTGCAAAGCTTGGCGAAATAATATTTAAATTAATGACCGGCCCTGAAAGTCTTTCAATAGATAAAACTTATAATTATGCTGAACACGCTGTCATCGAAGGCAAGCCAAAACTTCAATACACCGGTGAAAGTCTTGAAGCAATTACCTTTTCTATTAACCTTCATTCAATCTTTTGCAACCCAGATACAGAGTTTGAATACCTTAAAACTGAAGCTGAAAAATATGAACCTCTGTCATTTGTTTTTGCTAACGGTAAAAATCTCGGCAAATTTGTTATCGAAAGCGTTAAAAAAGGACTTGATAAAACTGATGGAGAAGGTAATACCATCTCTATTAATGCTGAAATAAGCTTAAAGGAATGGGTAGAAACTGAAGAAATTAAATTCGCCAGGGAAAAAACGATAAAAATTAGTAAGGCTAAAAAAAGAGCTAAAACAAGCAGCGCTAAAAAGAAAGGACGCTCAAAATCATCAAAGCAAAAATTTACACCAACAGTTAATGTTGTTAATGGCCCTAAAGGTCCATTATTAAAACAAATTACCCGTCAGCCGGAGTGA
- a CDS encoding tail protein X: MSTNAEFFEYTTKQGDRWDNLSWEFYGDAKKYEPIVVANPDVPIVPILTAGITLRIPIIDELTQSDIIASEDLPPWLRPA, translated from the coding sequence ATGAGTACTAATGCTGAATTTTTTGAATACACAACAAAGCAAGGCGACCGCTGGGATAACCTCTCCTGGGAGTTTTATGGTGATGCTAAAAAATATGAGCCCATTGTAGTTGCTAATCCTGATGTGCCCATTGTGCCAATATTAACCGCAGGAATTACTCTTAGAATACCTATCATTGATGAACTGACTCAATCTGATATTATTGCATCGGAGGATCTACCACCGTGGCTGCGTCCGGCATGA